tcttaatagtttaaattatttataccaattgGAGACAAAAAAGTGATTTAAGACAAACCATgggtggaaaaatgtaattttctcATTCTAGTTCATAACTATATGAAATGAGCTGTTTGCAATTAAACTTAGTGGTGGATGAATTATTAAGTTCGGCGGAAAATTGGTTTCTTGTTAGCTTTTCATCCATTAATTTCTTCTTGAGCTAACTttgattttacatttaaaagAGAAGATATTAGTCGACCTCACGGCAATGCAGTGTGTTtctgaaaaagaaattgaagtcATAAAAAGACACTTGGTGATGACTTCTTAAAGAGTGTTTACATGTGAAATACATCAAGCTATATAAATCCAGTTCCGGTTACTAAACTGGGTATTTAGATAatgtgttttatataattagatgattttaaattaaagacaaaataatatttaatcacatgataacacattatctgatgttcaattaaatactcaaactAAGTGTGCATAGCATTgcttttattaattgatataatttattttattctttttaccTTTTTGTAGTTACCTAAACACGGGTGATCCAAAGGGGACAGATTGGCTGCCAGCAGAATGCGACGTTTCAATCAGAACTGGATGGTTTTGGCATAAATCACAATCACCAAAGAAGCTGAGTAAACTGCTTGAGATTTACTATAATTCAGTGGGAAGAAATTGTGTTATGCTACTCAATGTTCCTCCGAATTCAACCGGATTAATATCTGAAAATGACGttcaaagattgagagaattcAGAAACGCCATTAACACAATATTTTCAGCAAATTTAGCAGACAACTGCACAATAAAAGCTAGCAGCCAAAGAGGAGGCAAAGATGGTGGTTTTGGACCCGAAAATGTACTAGACAATGACCATTTGTGGACATATTGGGCTCCAAGAGATGGCAAAGATGATGAAAATTGGATTGAAATTAAGGGTGAAGATCAAGAAGGGTTGACGTTTAATGTGATCAGAATTCAAGAAGCGATTGGGCTTGGTCAGAGGATCAAACAGCATGAAGTTTACGTTGATGGTAAACTGGTGGCAAAAGGAAGCACAGTTGGGTACAAGAAACTCCACAGGCTTGAAAACGGAGTGATAAATGGACATGTGGTGAAGATCAAAATCACGAAATCTAGGGCACCGCCTTTAATTTCTTCAGTTGGTTTGCATTTTGATCCTTACTGGCTCCCAAAAAATGGCCGGTGACCTAAATTATGGGTTGCTTTTTGCCGACCTTTATGCATGTGTTTGAGGGCCATGCCCACGCTCTTATGTTTGATCTCTTTTGTCCTACGTAGGAAAAGTATAAAGGCATTAGCGATTAGTGCAAGGAGCCAAAAGTCACAGAGAAGCATGAAGGAATAAAAGTGATTAAAATTTCCAGTAGTTCAGTTTGTGGGGgtagtttcttcttttttgtcttCCACGTGAATTTTTCCATTCAACCATGTATAAGTAGCTTCAGAcggaataaaactatgtatataaataaaaaatatatatttatcaatataaattaaaaaaaaaatttataattaaataaaataattatttattttttattttaaaatcacataattagatattagtatattaatttgtatcaataaGTTTATACTGCAGAAAGAATAATATCCTGAAATAAAATTGGTACCTTATGAGTGTTTTGGAAGcatcttcaaataaaaaatataatttctaaagAAAATTGCAATGACATATGGTTCGAAAAGATTTTCattgtcatatttattattcCCCAAAGTCACGGGTAATCTTTATGTATTATGAGGCtccttttctttgttgtccacatcgTAATATGTTGACACCTAATTAATTATGAGCACGAGGGATGCAAACCCCGGTAAAAgtgaaacaaatatatatatatatatatatatacacatatatatatatatatatatgcacacagACGTTAAAGGTTAATcattatctaaattttagtgCAATTACAAATATActtataatctaatttttattaaaaattttaactaaaattagagataaaattattatttatcaaaaaaatttttaaaattaaagttttataatatttttgtctctagatttaaaaatttcataattttttttctatccaaaatttaaaaagtaataattctTCCTAAAattgtttctcttcttttcgACGACGATTCGTCATTGATtgttctctttctcattgaccgaCACACGATGAAGCAACAAAGAGACTAGGGTCTCTTTGTCATGTGTCGATCGATGAGAGAAAAGACTATCAATGGCCAGTAATGGTTATTCTAACCTTACTGACCAATACATAAATTAGTTAGATGATATCGTCCAATTGATTTATGCATTAACTGTCACACATATTTGTCGTATGGATCTATGTGATGTCTTCCAGCCATTTCAATcagatattaatatttttttgcatCGAGAAATCATCAAAGAGGAAAAAGGTGTCGATGATGAGGTTGACGACACATCGAAGTAAATTGTTGAGAAGAATGGTCATCGAAAAGAGAGAAAGTATTTTCTGAGGGAGTAAGtataatgtttttaaactttgaggggACAACTATTATCCTTAATATATGAAACTCTAGATGGtagagatgaaaaagaaattgttagttttcaaaattaagatgaaaaaaaaaaataaatttttcttttcttaaataaaatcattaaataacatttttatctttcacattaacaataaaatttaacaaaaaataaataatagatatgtatttaagtttttaaaatttaactaacaaaagttaaaaaatgaaaaaaacatttggtggaaataagtcttttggcctattttctAACCTTATACACTAACAATAAACTTACTCTGACCCCTGCCCATCTCAAGAAATATCGCAACACCCCAGGAGGATAGTAATGTATTACAACCTCCCTGTTGACCTTTCTAGAAACATCTGCATCCACCCTTCTTCACTGTCAACCAACGGCAGTTGCACGTGGACAGTATCTCCACTACACTAGCTTTCTGTTCTGCCAGAGCttgataaatattaaacatgttttaatttaaatttcacccATATTTTTAAGAGCTAAATGGTCAATtgaaagattatcaaaataataataatacaagttattATTAGGTTGCCAAATCCCAATTTAATGCTTACAGCCAAACTGTGAGCAAATTACAAAATGGACAAACTTTCTCCACTACTGCATGATGTTATTTATTGACTCTTGAATTTGATCAATTAGGCAACTGCCAAAGGCAGTAGGAAGATGTTCAAGCATTAACTGTAGTTTCTTGAGAAGACTCGGAGATGGAGTCCTCCTTCAATATGAAGAGTGAGTGCAGTTTTGTACTTGACTGGTTTACTTTCATCATTGAGCTTGAATTTGTAGCTTCCAAGTAGAATCATCGAGAAAATTTTCATCTGCCTGTAAGCAAAATCCTTTCCTAGACAGATTCTCGGACCCGCCTGTTCAACACTCTACAGTCAGAATTAAGTTcttcaaaaagacaaaaacatgTATTGTTAGGCACTTCGATTTGTCATGTGACTCACCTGGAAAGACGTGAAAATGAAAGGGCTTCTCGGCTGGAAATGGCCATTTTCATTGAGCCATCTCTCTGGACGAAATTCCTCTACATCATTGCCCCATAATTCTTTTGTCCTGCCCATCGCATAAGTTAAATATGTGATCATATCGCCTTTATTCACATTGAAACCATCCGGCAGCGTGTCGTCCGAAAAACAAATTTTCCCATCCTGTGACACCACACACAAGTTCAATAAGCATCATAGTCATGAAAATCATAtgaaacatttataaaattttaccaCAGGGACTGCGGGATAGAGCCTGAGTGTCTCAGACAAAGCAGCGTGGAGATAGTGCATCTTGTCAAGGGTTTCTTCATTTACTTTGGCTGCCAGTTCCTCAATGCTTGAATTACTTCTCACTTTGGTTGCTTCTAATATTTCCTTGGCAATCTTTTCCTGTATGTCAGGGTGCTTacaaagaaagtaaaaaaacCAAGAAAGAGTGGTGGCGGTGGTGTCTTTGCCAGCAATTACAAAATTGAGAACAATGTCCCGTAAGTATTTTGGATCGGTTTCTTTCAGTTCCAAAAACCTTGATAGAATGTCCTCTTTCTTCCCCTGTAATATGAAATTGTTAGCAAATCCTACAAATGTTACTAAAACGTCAAATAAAATGCAGAGGGTAGGAGTTGTTACAGGTTGTAAATCATCATGCGGATTATTGAGTTTCTCAATTTTgcttttgattaatttgtatacaaattcaTCAATTACTTTGATACTTCTTCTCAATTTAGCCTCTGATCCGATGTTCAGGAACCGCTTAATCTTCCAAAAGAAATCAACAAATCGATATGAAGTAATTCCATTTGCAGTATCAAAAGCAGCAGTGAATCGAGCGCCTTCTTCATACGTTCCAGACAAACCATCTAAGTCAATACCCAATATGACTTTAAATACTGAGTCTAAGGTAGCTGTCATGAAGAGATTCTGCATATAAACACATAATTACAGTGaacaaatcataaattaaacaGAATGATATGACTGTTCTTGTGAGATATAGAAACTAATTTATTAAGCTCATACTTGCATGTCCAACGATTGGTTTGATGCTGAAATTTCAGATAATATTCGAGCAAGCTTTACAGCAGTGCCTTTGAAGACACCACTGCTGAAGTCCCTCAGTATCTTGGTAGAGAATTCATAACTCGCTAGTTTCCTTTGATGTTTCCACTTGTCTCCATCCACCGCGAAGATCCCATCACCGAGTAAgtcattaaaaatgttatatgcGTACAAACCCTACTTCCATGAACAAGATAGAATTATAATTACAGAAAGATTTTCAGcagtaaaaatgttaaaatcaaTTTACAAAATTGTGGCTAAATTGGAGCTATTTCCGCAATCGATTTCTACCACATCTTTTGGAGGAAAAGCTCAGCCTTAAAACTTTCTTCTTTCAATTGATTCTcaatataaacaaaatcatattcatCTTGGAATGTGGTTGAGCTGGCAGTGGGAATGGCCAGGCTATCCCAGTGTAGCCCATGGGATCCACGTGTCAGGTCGTGCCAACCCATCTGTTGGTAGGCTTTTGTGCCAAGTTATCATTGCAAAAACTCAAGGTTTAGGGTATGACCTAGGGTCTTTAGGTTGTGTTTTTATGAAGCTTTAACGGACCAATCTGCAAAAAGCTTGTGGGTTGgctagaaaaataaattttttattttttaatgatataaaattaattttttaattattttgtccCGCGATATTAATGATTATATCAGATGGATCAAccattctaaaatattaaaaagtaaaaaaaaaaactgctaCAGTATTAGGCCTGACCTCACAGCCCACAGCAAGACCTGCAACGGATCAGGCCGAAAAAAAGTTGTGCCCTTGCTAGTCTGCAGGCCAACTCTGTCCATTTAACACTCTAAAATGAGGAGACAATGTCTCTATACCAAATGAAAGACGGCAGATGTTTgctcattttcttttcattcaacCAACTAATAAACATTAAATCTACAATTACATGGATATACAACACAGGAAATAGATCAAGAATTAGAGGAAAATGaaagaatttatcattttggGGCATGTCTAagctatttaaaaataaagattcagtAGGATATATTTATTACCTTGCCATAGTTTGGAAAGTTTGTCTTGAGGATGTACTCAACAATGGCAGGGTCGGTGGTGAAAATCTCATTTCTGGAGAAAGATGACAATCTGTAAGTTTTATACTGACGTGAAAGGTCAGTCAGTAAGTCAAAGAGTCTGTGATAATTTAGAACTTGGTTCAGAGGAGAGGTGGCGATTGGGTGATACTTTTTAGTCTTCGGAGAAGATCTTTTGACATTGAATCTGAGGATGAATATGGCGGATATTAGTGCCAAAGCTGCCACTGTGAGAGGGATGAAGAAGGAGGAAAACTGGTTTAGGTCTATCATAATTATGGAATAGTAGATGAGATTGGGATTGAAAATGGAAGTAGAATTTATAATAGAACCAGATTTAGACAAGAGTTCAAGAAATGAGGTTTGAAAAAAGTTTAGGTTAGGTTTGACCCACTGTtaccataataataataataacgaaCGAGCACCACCACCAATTCCTcgcattaaattattaattgtgTGTTAGGTGATTTGATAAGAATCAATTTAGTTATAATATAggtattaaaaatcaataaaataatttttataatttttatgtataaataatgacgtattattaaataattatatgctagttttttttttaatttttaactatttaattatataataatattttattatttgtataaaaaattataaataaaaatcatatacatagcattacttattaaaaatataccttgcatacataattgaataaagtgattatgatttatttaactttaatcatGACTGTCTAATATATTAAGCTAGCTGGACCAAgttgaataatatatttgattacatgttttatattttttatctgcCAAAAGacctttttcccacccaaggtttgttgcaGCGCCGAAGTAGTACCcactaaatattgaaaataaccaaatatattagttttaaaaataaaatcattatttaactattaatattaaaaaattataaaattttatttcatttttctcctaaaccctaaaat
The genomic region above belongs to Mangifera indica cultivar Alphonso chromosome 15, CATAS_Mindica_2.1, whole genome shotgun sequence and contains:
- the LOC123197640 gene encoding cytochrome P450 704C1-like isoform X2, which produces MIDLNQFSSFFIPLTVAALALISAIFILRFNVKRSSPKTKKYHPIATSPLNQVLNYHRLFDLLTDLSRQYKTYRLSSFSRNEIFTTDPAIVEYILKTNFPNYGKGLYAYNIFNDLLGDGIFAVDGDKWKHQRKLASYEFSTKILRDFSSGVFKGTAVKLARILSEISASNQSLDMQNLFMTATLDSVFKVILGIDLDGLSGTYEEGARFTAAFDTANGITSYRFVDFFWKIKRFLNIGSEAKLRRSIKVIDEFVYKLIKSKIEKLNNPHDDLQPGKKEDILSRFLELKETDPKYLRDIVLNFVIAGKDTTATTLSWFFYFLCKHPDIQEKIAKEILEATKVRSNSSIEELAAKVNEETLDKMHYLHAALSETLRLYPAVPVDGKICFSDDTLPDGFNVNKGDMITYLTYAMGRTKELWGNDVEEFRPERWLNENGHFQPRSPFIFTSFQAGPRICLGKDFAYRQMKIFSMILLGSYKFKLNDESKPVKYKTALTLHIEGGLHLRVFSRNYS
- the LOC123197640 gene encoding cytochrome P450 704C1-like isoform X3; the protein is MIDLNQFSSFFIPLTVAALALISAIFILRFNVKRSSPKTKKYHPIATSPLNQVLNYHRLFDLLTDLSRQYKTYRLSSFSRNEIFTTDPAIVEYILKTNFPNYGKGLYAYNIFNDLLGDGIFAVDGDKWKHQRKLASYEFSTKILRDFSSGVFKGTAVKLARILSEISASNQSLDMQNLFMTATLDSVFKVILGIDLDGLSGTYEEGARFTAAFDTANGITSYRFVDFFWKIKRFLNIGSEAKLRRSIKGKKEDILSRFLELKETDPKYLRDIVLNFVIAGKDTTATTLSWFFYFLCKHPDIQEKIAKEILEATKVRSNSSIEELAAKVNEETLDKMHYLHAALSETLRLYPAVPVDGKICFSDDTLPDGFNVNKGDMITYLTYAMGRTKELWGNDVEEFRPERWLNENGHFQPRSPFIFTSFQAGPRICLGKDFAYRQMKIFSMILLGSYKFKLNDESKPVKYKTALTLHIEGGLHLRVFSRNYS
- the LOC123197640 gene encoding cytochrome P450 704C1-like isoform X1, whose translation is MIDLNQFSSFFIPLTVAALALISAIFILRFNVKRSSPKTKKYHPIATSPLNQVLNYHRLFDLLTDLSRQYKTYRLSSFSRNEIFTTDPAIVEYILKTNFPNYGKGLYAYNIFNDLLGDGIFAVDGDKWKHQRKLASYEFSTKILRDFSSGVFKGTAVKLARILSEISASNQSLDMQNLFMTATLDSVFKVILGIDLDGLSGTYEEGARFTAAFDTANGITSYRFVDFFWKIKRFLNIGSEAKLRRSIKVIDEFVYKLIKSKIEKLNNPHDDLQPVTTPTLCILFDVLVTFVGFANNFILQGKKEDILSRFLELKETDPKYLRDIVLNFVIAGKDTTATTLSWFFYFLCKHPDIQEKIAKEILEATKVRSNSSIEELAAKVNEETLDKMHYLHAALSETLRLYPAVPVDGKICFSDDTLPDGFNVNKGDMITYLTYAMGRTKELWGNDVEEFRPERWLNENGHFQPRSPFIFTSFQAGPRICLGKDFAYRQMKIFSMILLGSYKFKLNDESKPVKYKTALTLHIEGGLHLRVFSRNYS